The region TCGCGCGCCTGACCGAGCAGGTCGAGAACGTGCTCGACCTGTCGCAGAGCGAGGCAGGCCTGCTTCCGCTCGCTAAGGAAAAATTCGAGCTGATGCCCTTCGTCACCGAAACGGTCCGCTCGCGTGAAGAGGCGATTGTCGGAGGAGGCCTTAGCCTCGACCTGCGCGGCAGCAAGGCTAGCGGGCGGATCGAGGCCGACCGCCGCCAGCTTGGCCGCGCGCTCGGCCACCTGCTCGACAATGCCATCGCCGCGACCCAGAAGGGCGGCAAGATCCTCGTCGACCTGTCGAAGAAGGACGGGCAGACACGGATCGTCGTGTCCGACAACGGTCGCGGCATGACCAAGGACGAACTCGCAAGCGCGATGGGCAAGCTGCCCCCGGCAGGTGGCGACAAGCGGCAGGGCCTCGGCATCCCGCTCGCGCGCCAGCTGGTCGAGGCGCATGGCGGTACGCTCGAAATCATGTCGCGCCGGGGCGAGGGAACCTCTGCGGTCATCACCCTGCCGTGAGTATCGAACTGCCCGATCTCGAAGCGATGGACGCGCTCGCGGCGAAAATCGCCCGGCGTCTGCGTCCCGGCGATGTCGTCGCGCTTCAGGGCACGCTCGGGACCGGAAAGACGACGCTTGCACGCGCGATCCTGCGGCATCTCGGGCTCGAAGGCGAAGTGCCGTCTCCGACCTTCACCATTATCGAAACCTACGACCCGCCGGCGGTTAGCCTGCCGGTCGTCCATGCCGACTTCTACCGTCTCGAAACGCCAGACGAGGCGGAAGAGATCGGCCTCGACGATTACCGTGATGGCGCCGCGCTGCTCGCCGAGTGGCCCGACAAGGCGGGCGGCTTCTGCCATGAGGCAGGCTGCCTCTCCGTCACGCTGGAATTTGCGGAGAAGGGTCGGATTGCGATTGTCGAGCCGGGGGCTGATTGGGTATCGCGCTGGCCATGAGCGATTTGCCCGAAGGTCTTGAATCCTTTCTCGCTTCCGCCGGCTGGGGCGGGGCGGAAATCGAACCCATTCCGGGCGATGCGTCGTTCCGCCGCTATTTCCGCATCCGCGACGGCGAACGCAAAGCGATGCTCATGCATGCGCCTCCGCCGCACGAGGACCCGAAGCCGTTCATCGACGTGGCGCGCTATCTCCAGCAGCACGGCCAGCGGGCACCCGAGCTTTACGCCGAAGCGCCGGGCGAAGGCTGGGTGCTTACCGAGGATTTCGGCAACGACCGGATGCGCGACTGGCTCGACGAGAACCCGCAGGGCGAAGAACCCGCCTATGCAGAGGCGATCGACGCGCTCGTCCGCCTGCACGACCAGCCTCCGGGCGAATTCGCGCCCTACGACATGCCGACTTACATGCGCGAAGTGCAGCTGCTGACCGAGTGGTACTGCCCGCACATGAAGCTCGACGTCGATACGGCCGCTTTCGACGCTGCATGGCAGGAGGCGCTTGCGCCGCTACTCGACCGCCAGCGGCCCGGGGTGACCGTTCTGCGCGATTACCATGCGGAAAACATCATGCTGCTCGATCCGTCCTCGGACGGACGCGGCGAGCAGGGGCTGATCGATTTCCAGGACGCGCTGGTCGGTCATGCGGCCTACGATATCGTCTCGCTGCTGCAGGATGCGCGGCGCGACGTGTCGCTCGGCCTCGAACGCAGCATGCTCGACCGCTATCTGGCCAAGGCCAATGCACCCGACGAATTCGAAGCGGACTATGCGCGGCTCGGTGCGCAGCGCAATGCCAAGATAGTCGGCATCTTCACCCGGCTCGCCAAGCGCGACGGCAAGCAGCGCTATCTCGCGATGATCCCGCGCGTATGGGAAGCGATGGAGCGGGATCTTGCCCATCCGGCACTCGGGCCCGTCGCACGCTGGTTCGAGGCGAACATCCCGCAGAACATCCGCGACACTTTCGGCGGTGAAATCCGGTGAGCGGCCTCGTTTCCGACACCGCGATGGTCATGGCGGCCGGCCTCGGCAAGCGGATGCGTCCGCTGACAGCGACCCAGCCGAAGCCACTTGTCCGCGTCGGTGGGAAGCCGCTGATCGACCACACGCTCGACCGCCTTGCGGAAGCGGGCGTCGGCAAGGCTGTCGTCAACGTCCACTACCTCGCCGATGCGCTCGAGGCGCATGTCCGCGAGCGGGCGAAGCCAAGCGTG is a window of Erythrobacter sp. HKB08 DNA encoding:
- the tsaE gene encoding tRNA (adenosine(37)-N6)-threonylcarbamoyltransferase complex ATPase subunit type 1 TsaE, yielding MSIELPDLEAMDALAAKIARRLRPGDVVALQGTLGTGKTTLARAILRHLGLEGEVPSPTFTIIETYDPPAVSLPVVHADFYRLETPDEAEEIGLDDYRDGAALLAEWPDKAGGFCHEAGCLSVTLEFAEKGRIAIVEPGADWVSRWP
- a CDS encoding aminoglycoside phosphotransferase family protein; its protein translation is MSDLPEGLESFLASAGWGGAEIEPIPGDASFRRYFRIRDGERKAMLMHAPPPHEDPKPFIDVARYLQQHGQRAPELYAEAPGEGWVLTEDFGNDRMRDWLDENPQGEEPAYAEAIDALVRLHDQPPGEFAPYDMPTYMREVQLLTEWYCPHMKLDVDTAAFDAAWQEALAPLLDRQRPGVTVLRDYHAENIMLLDPSSDGRGEQGLIDFQDALVGHAAYDIVSLLQDARRDVSLGLERSMLDRYLAKANAPDEFEADYARLGAQRNAKIVGIFTRLAKRDGKQRYLAMIPRVWEAMERDLAHPALGPVARWFEANIPQNIRDTFGGEIR